TCTTGGCACAAAAGTCCGGGGAGCTCTGCAGGTAGACCAGCTCGTTCTCCATCACGGGCCTGATGTCAATATCCTTAGGCACCAGCTGCTTGCGTGTCCCCATGGGTCTGTGAACCACCTTGGTGGCAGACAGGTACTTGGTCTTCAGGTCCATGGCGATGTCCCTCAGGTCTTGCAGACCTCTCCAGCAAGTTCTTATAGAGCAGGAGCCGGATACGCcgtgacatttacatttcatcaccAGTGCATTTCTCAGAGCCTGGACATTGAAGACAGGAGACACTGAGGTTAGAAAGAGCTCATTACAGGCTAAAATGAGTGGGTATAACCAGACTCAAACCCACACAAACTCTCCCAAGTAGTAAATAAAAGATTCACATAGCTAACAGCTATGGTAACAGCCAGAGTATGAATGCACATATAAGTGCCTGAAATGATGCCAGACTTTGCACTGCTGCCAGAAATGAAGCAGACGAAGAATAAATTAGCGTGTTCACTAATGACAACTGGAGATGAAGCCAACAAAAACCTGCGTGAATTGCAGAGTCATTCGACCtgggagtgaatgctgattaaatacattcccactggtcaaaaaccatTTAAGTCAAAGACTAAATTTGTTGTATAGGCTTTTTTCTCCCCTTGTTATAGGATAAGCAAAAATCGGTCCATGTCTTACCTGTCTGCCCACTTCACTGTTGTGCAGGTGCATGAGTTTGTTGGCATGGGAGCCCGAGCGTTTCATCTTCATGGCGGCATCGGAGAACTTGGAGCCCATGATCAAACCGTAGTGCAGGTTGTCGGCGCAGCCGCCCCAGCGATATCCCGGCTCCGGGATCTCAGCTGGGATCGGACCACAGGAGCACAGGCGCAGGTCTCCGGAGGTGCACGCCCGTGCTATGGTGTGGCTGATGGTCGCGGCGGACAGAGCGTAGACGAACGCGGCCTCCCTCGTTCCTGTAGGGAGTAGAAAGCCAAAATTATAAAGATACAAAAGGGAGAAGTTAAATTTGCCATACAGAGCCATTCAAAGATGATTTTCACGCACACATGAAGAAAATCATATTCAGTGCTGACCAGTGGACGAATACTAAAACCTGTGGTAGTGCAAAGTGTGGAGTGGAggaattttggagaaaatgaaacaaataacaaaacaataataataataataataatactttttcctctcgctccatcttaatctaatttcactatatcagtgtgtgaaacatgtgaggaagaggaggatgatgagagagcaaatgatcttattgggagaataaatctgcctcctgtaaaTAATTGAACATTGGCGATAATGttgttacttcgagagctcgaTATTTTCTCatgtggtacttggtataaaaagtttgagaaccaatgGATTAGTAAAATAGTTTCAGCACTACAGGTCgtaaaatatctattttttgTCATGAAATACAATCGACTCTCCACacgttttatttcctttttcacttgtcaaaaaaaaacGACTGCGTGCACAAAatgtatctatctatacacGCTATAATGCAGAGTGAGCGCTGATGTAATTGGCAGTGACGCGCATACACTGATAGCACATATGTTAAAGGCCGGGGAGTAACTGAGAGTAAGGGTAGAAATCATGAATGACCGAGGGCTGGTTAGATCAAAGCTATGCCTGGACAGAGATGAGCCATTTCCTGTTCACTGCAAACTGTTCATTTGGCAATGTCTCTCCTAGGGAGCTGTGCAAACCCTCTCCGCTCCCCCAACCCCTGCCAAAACGCAACTGCAACAGTCTCTGGCTGATTCCAAGACCTTCAGGCAAAAGAATCAGACTGCAGAGCAAACACATATGTGGTCGGACACAGTACGACTGTAggattcagaaaaaaacaagccaattATTAAATCATACAGAATATACACAGGCTGTGAAAGGAGGTATTCTCAAATTACAGCTTCAGTGCAAACCCTCGGCGAAGGCTCCTCAGCCCCCCAAAATTGACTCGTTTGGCCGAGAGTTTAAAAGACGGAAAGATGAGGCCACATGTCATCATAAAACCAGAAACAATTTTTGAAAAGGAAATGATTCTGCAGGTATCGCTGTTCTCTAAAAAGCTGTCATGTACATGCATTCTCAAAAATGTATTGTGGCATCCGAGCAAAGACACCATTAAAGGCCAGTTACTGTAAACTGAACCACAGTACATGCAGGACTCTGTGACCCCGGGTTTTGGATATTCATTGAACGTCAGCCGTGACAATAACCATTAGACTCTTGtgggttaaaacaaaaaaaaagaaagaaagaagaagtttGGAGCGGCTCCTTGGAATCAACAGAGTCGATGCTTGTCATTCCAAACTTTTTATGACCGTACCTCGGTCGAGGTCTGGACGATACTTGGGGGAGTCAACGGGGATGTCGATGGAGGAGCAGTTCCAGCGCATGTCAGCGAAGGTCTTCTGACACGTCTTCTTGACCTCGCGGGCCGCCTGGATAATGGTTTGCATGAGCTCCAGGTTGGTGCGGCACAGCTGAGCCTGGGAGGACACCAGGCCGGGCAGCAGCTTACAGTGGTGAGTCTGGTTGACGTGTAAAGACGTCGGAACGTGGGACAGCGCTCTGCATGACGggacagagaaaaagacaatACACGTACATTTTATTagtagcataataataatggcgaCAATTGCATAATCACACGTTTCTTTCCGCAATTTTTCCTTTATGTgttgtgaaatgttgttgtatttgtggACACACTAAAAGCATGCTCTTAAGCTTGTCTGGGTTCTATTCGCGGTTTTATTCCGAGTCTGTGAGATGCATCGGCTTTGAACTGATGTTTGAAAAGTCGAAACAGATAGTGCTTCAGGCAGGGAAATATTTTGGCCCGTGTCACAGAATAGAACCATCTTATCAAAGTGAAAATCCCAGGGGAACGAGGGTCAGCTGTGGATTCATAAAGTATAAGTGACATGTTCTTGGCTTCggtgcttttcttttgttgaaaCACAGACGAGGGCCTTGACacaagtaaataagtaaataaataaaataaaaaacaccccTAACTTCAGTCAGATGAAGGACTACACTGATCTGCTGTCCATTTGCAGCGTCTTCCTCTGTGGCCCCAGTTCAACGCGAGGCCTTTACGCCCGACGAAAAGCTCTCCACCTTCTGAGTTGATTCAAACTGTTCAGATTTATTGAGGGTGAACGTGATGGAGAAACCACAGGCTGAGCAGGTCGGCTGTGATCTCTGTTCCCCGCGCATCGCGCT
This genomic stretch from Solea senegalensis isolate Sse05_10M linkage group LG13, IFAPA_SoseM_1, whole genome shotgun sequence harbors:
- the wnt11 gene encoding protein Wnt-11; the protein is MRRSSHVLPLSVLTALLLSQVCSGIKWLALSHVPTSLHVNQTHHCKLLPGLVSSQAQLCRTNLELMQTIIQAAREVKKTCQKTFADMRWNCSSIDIPVDSPKYRPDLDRGTREAAFVYALSAATISHTIARACTSGDLRLCSCGPIPAEIPEPGYRWGGCADNLHYGLIMGSKFSDAAMKMKRSGSHANKLMHLHNSEVGRQALRNALVMKCKCHGVSGSCSIRTCWRGLQDLRDIAMDLKTKYLSATKVVHRPMGTRKQLVPKDIDIRPVMENELVYLQSSPDFCAKNEKQGSAGTQGRQCNKTSMGSDSCELMCCSRGYNPYTEKLVERCHCKYHWCCYVTCKKCERIVERYVCK